Proteins encoded by one window of Anopheles maculipalpis chromosome 2RL, idAnoMacuDA_375_x, whole genome shotgun sequence:
- the LOC126556951 gene encoding MMS19 nucleotide excision repair protein has product MKFPWSHTTIVDMIQNDHKVEEKCNEVTSDIIAGKLNIAEFVEELGPALTHTDVSIRAKGTTLLSNVLMDLPIDCLNASQVELLCTFYIDRSLDHNTVTPMVLSGIDALTRMAHFPDGAAVRLLRALFERVPCQSQKKPQRTLYFQMIIRLADRKTSELKEWGVDFVYGVIGAMEGERDPRNLLYLFEHMPPLLQTFPLFHLAEEMFETFACYFPIEFHPNPNDPVMITRETLAALLANCLCATAELAQFAVPLLLEKLESRLIVAKLDSLALLSRCLELLDVAKMEEHHDALWIALRQELQTVGTKSASERELLEAVYTAIQSMVKNAAASEQSAKALLDKILLSVMGGLMDASSKQFETNLRVELSCAQAGEYCAVYVIEKLSPILLGQLHADGPIEPRIANVLVDAIQRLCAVCAHWYCIDKLDTAIVAQVHKKLIEILLQEADTSEQKRSALMALAALPEMVTSENRYVVYSTIVRILLAAGDKSPQMIAAVQECLFSFAIRYQQEVKTIVLEKLITYEYATADPPLVQLVFTTLGKFILYHGYVDKMIKFFLAKIFDSANEHLSIVAMKTLTDVVESGNWSQLAKGELYEQYKLIDRFFAYTATNDQLSSEYLHTMAHLIGAVVKQLSVEEQKDLILSRLPTLQLQLRANLYLASGLLGYLDQSVPLVDHFENLVTDLSKLALESDDEKVRAVCNRLLCSLFNRMPDDEHHRGVLKRLLKTIREQLKKHNHQAVMVLGWVGKGLIARGHAEAGEIVDDLADLLDHPTLGHIAALAFEILSIEYPQLHLPLLRNLFKQKLFVWVMKKLEQKLEHYVETHLKALAFVLAATPHTVLKMNLSKVGPVLLRCLAQDDDKTVLEALTIMVRFTREQDQFVQDHLQTLIPLLLNLTARQSAMKIRISALECLLYVCKYPTFMLLPFKQSVLLRLQKPLDDRKRLVRNAAVTTRLQWFVVGTTEEAKSDK; this is encoded by the exons ATGAAATTCCCCTGGTCTCACACGACGATCGTGGATATGATACAAAATGACCacaaagtggaagaaaaatgtaacgAAGTTACAAGCG ATATTATTGCTGGCAAGCTAAACATTGCCGAGTTTGTTGAAGAGCTAGGCCCAGCACTGACCCATACCGACGTGTCGATACGTGCCAAAGGAACAACGCTCCTGTCCAATGTGCTGATGGATCTTCCCATCGACTGTCTAAACGCGAGTCAGGTGGAGCTGTTGTGTACGTTttacatcgatcgatcgctaGATCACAACACTGTAACACCGATGGTACTGTCTGGCATTGATGCACTGACACGCATGGCGCACTTCCCCGACGGTGCTGCCGTACGGTTGTTGCGAGCGCTTTTCGAACGAGTCCCGTGTCAGAGTCAGAAAAAGCCCCAACGCACACTGTACTTCCAGATGATCATCCGGCTGGCGGACCGGAAAACGTCCGAACTGAAGGAGTGGGGCGTAGACTTTGTGTACGGCGTAATCGGCGCGATGGAAGGCGAGCGTGATCCGCGCAACTTGTTGTATTTGTTTGAACATATGCCACCCCTTCTGCAGACCTTCCCATTGTTTCATCTAGCGGAAGAGATGTTTGAAACGTTTGCCTGCTACTTCCCGATCGAATTCCATCCCAATCCAAACGATCCGGTAATGATAACGCGCGAAACACTGGCAGCACTTTTGGCAAATTGTCTGTGCGCCACGGCTGAATTGGCACAATTTGCGGTACCACTGTTGTTGGAGAAGCTCGAGAGCAGACTGATTGTAGCGAAGCTGGATTCGCTTGCACTACTAAGCCGGTGTTTGGAGCTGCTGGATGTGGCAAAAATGGAGGAACATCATGACGCGCTATGGATTGCGTTGCGGCAGGAATTGCAGACGGTTGGGACGAAATCCGCCTCGGAGAGAGAGCTACTAGAGGCGGTGTACACCGCGATACAGTCAATGGTTAAGAATGCTGCCGCCAGTGAGCAATCGGCTAAGGCGTTGCTCGATAAGATACTGCTCAGCGTAATGGGTGGCCTGATGGATGCCAGCTCCAAACAGTTCGAGACGAACCTGCGCGTTGAACTGAGCTGTGCACAGGCGGGTGAGTACTGTGCGGTGTATGTAATAGAAAAATTAAGCCCCATACTGCTCGGTCAGCTGCACGCCGATGGACCGATTGAACCGCGTATAGCGAACGTGCTGGTTGACGCGATACAGCGCCTGTGTGCCGTTTGTGCCCACTGGTATTGTATAGACAAGCTCGACACGGCCATTGTGGCGCAGGTGCATAAAAAGTTAATCGAAATACTGCTCCAGGAGGCGGACACTAGCGAACAGAAACGGTCGGCCCTGATGGCCCTCGCGGCCCTACCGGAAATGGTGACAAGCGAAAACCGTTACGTGGTGTATAGTACGATTGTAAGGATTCTGCTTGCGGCTGGTGATAAGTCACCACAAATGATTGCTGCGGTTCAGGAGTGCTTATTCTCGTTTGCCATCCGCTACCAGCAGGAAGTGAAAACGATCGTGCTTGAGAAGTTGATTACGTACGAATATGCCACAGCTGATCCACCGCTAGTTCAGCTTGTGTTCACAACGCTAGGAAAGTTCATTCTTTACCATGGTTACGTGgataaaatgattaaatttttcCTTGCAAAAATATTCGATTCTGCTAACGAGCACCTGTCCATCGTTGCTATGAAAACGCTGACGGATGTGGTAGAGAGCGGTAATTGGAGTCAGCTAGCAAAAGGAGAACTGTACGAACAGTATAAACTAATCGATCGATTCTTCGCGTATACCGCAACGAACGACCAGCTAAGCTCCGAGTATCTGCACACGATGGCACATCTGATCGGTGCCGTGGTGAAGCAATTGTCTGTGGAAGAGCAGAAAGATTTAATACTGTCACGATTGCCGACGCTACAGCTTCAACTGCGTGCCAATCTGTACCTAGCATCCGGATTGCTCGGTTACCTCGATCAAAGTGTGCCGTTGGTCGATCACTTTGAAAATCTCGTCACCGACCTGAGCAAGCTGGCACTCGAATCGGACGATGAAAAGGTGCGTGCAGTTTGCAACCGATTGCTTTGCAGCTTGTTTAACCGAATGCCGGACGACGAGCATCATCGCGGTGTCTTGAAACGGTTACTGAAAACTATCCGCGAGCAGCTGAAGAAACACAACCATCAGGCGGTAATGGTATTGGGCTGGGTTGGCAAAGGGTTGATTGCACGCGGGCATGCAGAGGCCGGCGAAATCGTGGACGATCTAGCAGATCTGCTCGATCATCCAACCCTCGGACATATTGCGGCCCTAGCGTTTGAGATACTGTCGATCGAATACCCTCAACTACATCTGCCCCTGTTGCGCAATCTGTTCAAGCAAAAGCTCTTCGTATGGGTTATGAAAAAGCTCGAACAAAAGCTGGAACATTACGTTGAAACGCATCTAAAAGCGTTGGCGTTTGTGCTTGCGGCCACACCGCACACCGTACTGAAAATGAATCTGTCCAAGGTTGGTCCGGTGCTATTGAGGTGTCTCGCACAAGATGACGACAAAACGGTACTGGAAGCGTTAACGATTATGGTGCGCTTTACACGCGAACAGGATCAGTTCGTGCAGGATCATCTCCAAACGTTGATACCGTTGCTGCTTAATCTGACCGCACGCCAGTCAGCGATG AAAATACGTATCTCTGCCCTCGAGTGTCTGCTGTACGTGTGCAAGTATCCAACGTTTATGCTACTTCCGTTCAAGCAAAGTGTACTGCTGAGGCTACAGAAACCGCTGGACGATCGGAAACGCTTGGTGAGGAATGCGGCCGTAACCACACGGCTGCAGTGGTTTGTTGTAGGCACCACCGAGGAAGCGAAGAGCGACAAGTGA
- the LOC126559299 gene encoding MORN repeat-containing protein 4 homolog: MMDSIQSGVVKCGGYRYDDGTRYIGDWNQRGQKHGMGSMMFSDGTRYDGAFSNGVCSGLGVMCFPDGAKYEGEFMQGWFHGHGVFWRADGMKYEGEFRGGRIWGLGLITFSDQSHGFPRNEGFFQDCRLVRKKRCPDVINRAQKVALMARAQCEQGS, from the exons ATGATGGACAGTATCCAGTCGGGTGTGGTCAAATGTGGCGGCTATCGGTATGACGATGGGACACGTTACATTGGCGATTGGAACCAGCGGGGCCAGAAGCACGGCATGGGTTCGATGATGTTCTCCGACGGTACCCGGTACGATGGAGCATTCAGCAATGGCGTGTGTTCCGGGCTCGGAGTAATG TGCTTTCCAGATGGTGCCAA GTATGAGGGTGAATTCATGCAGGGCTGGTTCCACGGGCACGGTGTGTTCTGGCGGGCGGACGGTATGAAGTACGAGGGTGAGTTCCGTGGCGGACGCATCTGGGGTCTGGGACTGATTACGTTCAGCGACCAGAGCCACGGATTCCCGCGCAACGAAGGCTTCTTCCAGGACTGCCGGTTGGTGCGGAAGAAGCGCTGTCCGGATGTGATTAATCGCGCCCAGAAGGTGGCCCTAATGGCGCGTGCCCAGTGCGAACAGGGTAGCTAG
- the LOC126558292 gene encoding solute carrier family 35 member F6: MAWSQKQFIFALTMVVTGSINTLSTKWADNIESEGSDGQVRRFEHPFVQACAMFLGEFLCLLAFKAVYYHLRRKNNGAEDRHDLVQGNRQFSPFILFVPAMCDMLATSIMYVGLNLTYPSSFQLLRGSVIIFVAILSVAFLNRTLVKREWFGIAFIMLGLVVVGLSDVVSNDNTGSQYTRNNVITGDLLIILAQIITAVQMVYEEYYVTALNIPALQAVGWEGFFGFSVLGSLLLPMYFIHVMYPFNGNAHGVLEDLPDALAQLANNYQLIIAICGMIVSIAFFNFAGISVTKEISATTRMVLDSVRTLVVWMVSLLLVWQKFHYLQLIGFAGLLFGMCLYNDIFVLQTYRRVRVALLLRIGRQSGDGMSEVIINRQADEPDR; encoded by the exons aTGGCCTGGTCGCAAAAGCAATTCATATTCGCCCTCACCATGGTGGTGACGGGCTCCATCAACACGCTTAGCACAAA ATGGGCTGATAATATTGAATCCGAAGGCTCGGATGGACAGGTGCGACGGTTCGAGCATCCCTTCGTACAGGCGTGTGCAATGTTCCTCGGCGAGTTTCTTTGTTTACTTGCATTCAAAGCCGTATACTATCATCTGCGTCGCAAGAAC AACGGTGCTGAAGATCGGCATGATCTCGTACAGGGCAATCGACAATTCAGTCCCTTCATCCTATTTGTACCGGCTATGTGCGATATGCTGGCGACCTCCATTATGTACGTCGGACTGAATCTCACCTACCCCTCTAGTTTTCAATTGCTGCGAG GATCGGTCATCATCTTTGTCGCTATACTGAGCGTAGCGTTCTTGAACCGGACGCTAGTGAAGCGCGAATGGTTCGGTATTGCTTTTATCATGCTTGGCCTGGTGGTGGTCGGCTTGTCCGATGTGGTATCGAACGATAATACGGGCTCACAGTACACCCGGAACAATGTCATCACGGGCGATCTGCTCATTATACTGGCCCAAATTATAACCGCTGTGCAGATGGTGTACGAGGAGTACTACGTGACCGCGTTAAACATTCCGGCACTGCAAGCAGTAGGATGGGAAG GATTCTTCGGCTTTTCCGTGCTCGGTTCGCTCCTGCTGCCCATGTACTTTATCCACGTGATGTACCCGTTCAACGGCAATGCACACGGCGTGCTGGAGGATTTGCCCGATGCGCTCGCCCAGCTGGCTAACAACTATCAGCTAATAATCGCCATCTGTGGTATGATCGTATCGATTGCGTTCTTCAACTTTGCGGGAATCAGTGTGACGAAGGAAATATCCGCTACCACGCGGATGGTGCTCGATTCCGTTCGGACGCTTGTCGTGTGGATGGTGTCGCTGCTGTTGGTTTGGCAAAAGTTCCATTACCTTCAGCTGATTGGGTTCGCCGGTCTCCTGTTCGGCATGTGCCTGTACAATGATATTTTCGTGCTGCAAACGTATCGGCGTGTCCGGGTGGCACTGTTGCTGCGCATTGGGCGTCAGTCGGGCGATGGGATGAGTGAGGTTATTATCAATCGGCAAGCAGATGAGCCGGATCGTTAG
- the LOC126565401 gene encoding biorientation of chromosomes in cell division protein 1-like 1 has protein sequence MYSIKGANICILCEKSGKIIEKIAVKTNRITIGSYPLNNIRLHTVNAERLHCKIFADSSNSVSIVNYSKSNPVRVNNCSVNSRYTLHDNDKFQVAGCLFLWNFDPANIKGVPKSRKRTIQQCRRKMITLKRVRSTGDFEKHSCVIVRRSVSLMLDAYRKRRTIHSTMSGQSMCGANISSKPCIQNASENDNAHAAVCTPSAVNTTQPNLTPLVTPHTEKENIIPANMQHLITGDLMNKSHTPVSSKRRHLACHTPVSHLIDLTTPPAKSRATSTARKALSGKAAQPPRLLDVVDIVTPSPKKFNKTPISVRSTTSTPKTTLLKSAIKNSRIHEPESKKTPLSSAFVKKTPNVKSNTPRVNTPKPTPVGYKSSTGKIRNHLISTLNDKKTVSVSKTDSPVARINLEETSKRSTPNLRKRPSATTQSRSVCVTPKGELLERCNIQTLDNVVSFAKAERNAVVESPSVVPIIDVQSIIKKPNRTTQIRSAKYSDITPHESFADGMPVAAITSEENVIALQVESSISTTCSLLEDELKCLSNMPSNANSNRNSCSSIKAAHCSGSYQKTRKTMNDISSRLPGSPSRPLSRNKLIQSNMESLKDLTKDNGMIALPTITISAEEDLDKNELLVESDLNLHLLQNDTVNNTPELRNSWRYTRNRNIGSAFTSLNASQPQLDLTAEIDESLVITEDEEAVIENNELYNLECSNSHSSTREEQMITHNASMNDRKTAQIPETTTETTSNLLSRSLDEESVSSNAVNNFECSVTEQDQVQEEAAENGMPERAGEIVQHFQNSVQSVRCENNDRKIEEISGMELKKSSTTPKVSKRRLYNKNDYLSLTPSHMLESSQTAYVAVPNEYPILLKTKKKEKKSHDVGNQIRENRPKRACRLKITNLSEEFLAGNSPASKFVEPKPEITENNDTFAANDGESSCTQNEKSETSITQNRTVDLSVAGAKKSEADLAQTLDVAAVENSRKEKEETTVSSIGRVQKKVILEETSSTTSTPIKRGRGRRANETVKEVTETEKPLSDAHKIVDLHADEDDRKMENTPIGQAAELVETDSMATDDKDTQQDKPSVGRRGRGRKQVILEETSSTTSTPIKRGRGRKAVETVKEVAVSEKLLSYADKIVDLRADEDDRKMENTPIGQATELVETDSMATDDKDTQQDKPSVGRRGRGRKQVILEETSSTTSTPIKRARGRKAVETVKEVAVSEKPLSYADKIVDLRADEDDRKMENTPIGQAAELVETDSMATDDKDTQQDKPSVGRRGRGRKQVILEETSSTTSTPIKRGRGRKAVEKVKEVTETEKPLSDADKIVDLRADEDDRKMENTPIGQAAELVDSMATDDKDTQQDKLSVGRRGRGRKQLILEETSSTTSTPIKRGRGRKAVEKVKEVTETEKPLSDADKIVDLRTDKDDRKIENTPIGQAAELVETDSMATDDKNTQQDKPSVGRRGRGRKQVIIEETSSTTSTPIKRGRGRKAVETVKEMAVSEKPLSDVDKIESEDERNHIVDLREDEDNRKMENTSSGQAAKSVESDLIATDEKDIQDKPSVGKRGRGRKQVNLEETSSTTSTPIKKARGRKAVETVQEVSNEEIPRRTRAKRN, from the exons TTCCAAGAGCAATCCTGTGCGTGTGAATAATTGTAGTGTGAATTCGAGGTACACTCTACATGACAACGATAAATTTCAAGTGGCCGGCTGCTTGTTTTTGTGGAATTTCGATCCTGCAAACATCAAAGGAGTTCCCAAGTCGAGGAAGCGTACAATCCAGcaatgtcgaagaaaaatgatcaCGCTGAAACGGGTACGAAGCACTGGGGATTTCGAAAAACATAGCTGCGTAATAGTACGTCGGTCGGTTAGCTTGATGTTGGATGCATACAGGAAGCGCAGAACAATTCACAG CACTATGTCCGGACAATCCATGTGCGGAGCAAACATATCATCCAAACCGTGCATACAAAATGCATCCGAGAATGATAACGCACACGCTGCAGTCTGTACGCCATCAGCCGTTAATACTACTCAACCAAATTTAACTCCCCTCGTAACACCGCACactgaaaaggaaaatatcaTTCCTGCTAATATGCAACATTTGATCACCGGTGATCTAATGAATAAATCGCATACACCCGTATCATCTAAGCGACGACACTTGGCTTGCCATACGCCTGTGTctcatttgattgatttaacgACGCCGCCGGCCAAATCCCGGGCGACAAGCACTGCGCGTAAAGCATTATCTGGTAAAGCAGCCCAGCCTCCACGGTTGCTAGATGTTGTGGACATTGTAACGCCCAGTCCAAAGAAATTCAATAAGACGCCAATTTCTGTACGAAGCACGACATCAACGCCAAAAACAACTTTATTAAAATCGGCCATTAAAAATTCACGAATACATGAACCAGAGTCTAAGAAAACGCCTCTATCTTCTGCATTCGTGAAGAAAACTCCAAATGTGAAATCGAATACGCCGCGTGTAAATACACCCAAGCCTACGCCTGTTGGCTACAAGAGCTCGACGGGTAAAATAAGAAACCATTTAATATCGACACTAAACGACAAAAAGACAGTTTCTGTGAGCAAAACCGATTCTCCAGTAGCACGCATAAATTTGGAAGAAACCAGCAAACGTTCAACACCAAACCTTAGAAAAAGACCCAGCGCAACTACGCAGAGTCGAAGCGTTTGCGTTACTCCTAAGGGCGAGCTTCTGGAACGATGTAATATTCAAACACTTGATAACGTCGTAAGTTTTGCGAAGGCTGAAAGGAACGCTGTAGTAGAGAGTCCCAGCGTTGTGCCGATTATTGATGTGCAATCAATAATAAAGAAACCAAATCGGACGACGCAAATAAGATCCGCCAAGTATTCTGATATAACTCCTCATGAGTCTTTTGCTGACGGAATGCCAGTTGCTGCTATAACGTCGGAAGAAAATGTGATAGCGTTGCAAGTCGAGAGTAGCATTTCAACGACATGCAGCTTACTGGAAGATGAGTTAAAATGTTTGAGCAATATGCCATCAAATGCTAACTCTAATCGCAATTCTTGTTCATCGATCAAAGCTGCACATTGCTCTGGATCATATCAGAAGACACGAAAAACTATGAATGATATTAGTAGCAGGCTACCGGGAAGTCCTTCACGGCCCTTAAGCCGTAACAAGTTGATTCAAAGTAACATGGAATCGCTCAAAGATTTGACAAAAGACAACGGTATGATTGCACTTCCTACAATTACTATTTCTGCAGAAGAAGATCTCGATAAAAATGAACTGCTCGTAGAAAGTGATTTGAATCTACATCTCCTGCAAAACGATACGGTCAATAACACTCCTGAGCTAAGAAATTCTTGGCGATATACTCGAAATCGAAATATCGGCAGCGCTTTCACATCGTTAAATGCATCGCAACCACAGCTAGATTTGACCGCAGAGATAGATGAAAGTTTAGTAATtacagaagatgaagaagctgtaattgaaaataatgagctTTATAACCTGGAATGTTCTAATTCACATTCGTCGACGAGAGAAGAACAAATGATTACACATAATGCTAGCATGAATGATCGCAAAACAGCTCAAATCCCAGAAACAACCACCGAAACAACatcaaatttgctttccaGAAG tttggATGAAGAGTCAGTTTCTAGTAACGCTGTCAACAACTTTGAATGTTCAGTAACTGAGCAGGATCAGGTGCAAGAAGAAGCAGCCGAGAATGG GATGCCGGAAAGGGCTGGTGAAATTGTGCAACATTTCCAGAATTCAGTGCAAAGCGTTCGCTGCGAGAATAACGATAGAAAAATTGAAGAGATATCAGGAATGGAACTTAAAAAATCATCTACAACTCCAAAAGTCTCGAAACGGCGCCTCTACAACAAAAACGATTATTTAAGTTTAACACCCAGCCACATGTTAGAATCCTCACAAACAGCGTATGTTGCAGTACCAAATGAGTATCCGATTTTGTTGAAgaccaagaaaaaagaaaaaaagtctcATGATGTCGGAAACCAAATTCGCGAAAATCGCCCAAAAAGAGCTTGTCGTCTGAAGATAACAAATCTTTCGGAAGAGTTTCTTGCAGGTAATTCTCCTGCATCAAAGTTTGTTGAACCCAAGCCCGAGATTACAGAAAACAATGATACGTTTGCTGCAAATGACGGAGAGTCTTCATGTACTCAGAATGAAAAATCAGAGACAAGTATTACCCAAAACAGAACTGTTGATCTATCTGTTGCAGGAGCGAAGAAATCGGAAGCAGATTTGGCACAGACTTTGGATGTAGCAGCAGTAGAAAATAGCCGAAAAGAAAAGGAGGAAACAACCGTATCGAGCATTGGCCGTGTGCAAAAGAAG GTTATTCTAGAAGAAACATCAAGTACTACTAGTACACCAATTAAAAGAGGTCGTGGCAGAAGAGCAAATGAAACGGTTAAGGAAGTGACTGAAACTGAAAAACCGTTGAGCGATGCCCATAAAATTGTTGATCTGCATGCTGATGAAGATGATCGGAAAATGGAGAATACACCAATTGGACAAGCTGCTGAATTAGTAGAAACTGATTCGATGGCAACGGACGACAAGGACACACAACAAGATAAACCGTCAGTTGGAAGAAGGGGCCGAGGCCGAAAGCAGGTTATTCTAGAAGAAACATCAAGTACTACTAGTACACCAATTAAAAGAGGTCGTGGCAGAAAGGCAGTTGAAACGGTCAAGGAAGTGGCTGTTTCTGAAAAACTGTTGAGCTATGCCGATAAAATTGTTGATCTGCGTGCTGATGAAGATGATCGGAAAATGGAGAATACACCAATTGGGCAAGCTACTGAATTAGTAGAAACTGATTCGATGGCAACGGACGACAAGGATACACAACAAGATAAACCGTCGGTTGGAAGAAGAGGCCGAGGCCGAAAGCAGGTTATTCTAGAAGAAACATCAAGTACTACTAGTACGCCAATTAAAAGAGCTCGTGGCAGAAAGGCAGTTGAAACGGTCAAGGAAGTAGCTGTTTCTGAAAAACCGTTGAGCTATGCCGATAAAATTGTTGATCTGCGTGCTGATGAAGATGATCGGAAAATGGAGAATACACCAATTGGACAAGCTGCTGAATTAGTAGAAACTGATTCGATGGCAACGGACGACAAGGATACACAACAAGATAAACCGTCGGTTGGAAGAAGGGGTCGAGGCCGAAAGCAGGTTATTCTAGAAGAAACATCAAGTACTACTAGTACGCCAATTAAAAGAGGTCGTGGCAGAAAGGCAGTTGAAAAGGTCAAGGAAGTGACTGAAACTGAAAAACCGTTGAGCGATGCCGATAAAATTGTTGATCTGCGTGCTGATGAAGATGATCGGAAAATGGAGAATACACCTATTGGGCAAGCTGCTGAATTAGTTGATTCGATGGCAACGGACGACAAGGATACACAACAAGATAAACTGTCGGTTGGAAGAAGGGGTCGAGGCCGAAAGCAGCTTATTCTAGAAGAAACATCAAGTACTACTAGTACGCCAATTAAAAGAGGTCGTGGCAGAAAGGCAGTTGAAAAGGTCAAGGAAGTGACTGAAACTGAAAAACCGTTGAGCGATGCCGATAAAATTGTTGATCTGCGTACTGATAAAGATGATCGGAAAATTGAGAATACACCAATTGGGCAAGCTGCTGAATTAGTAGAAACTGATTCGATGGCAACGGACGACAAGAACACACAACAAGATAAACCGTCGGTTGGAAGAAGGGGCCGAGGCCGAAAGCAGGTTATTATAGAAGAAACATCAAGTACTACTAGTACACCAATTAAAAGAGGTCGTGGCAGAAAGGCAGTTGAAACGGTCAAGGAAATGGCTGTTTCTGAAAAACCGTTGAGCGATGTTGATAAAATTGAGTCGGAAGATgaaagaaatcacattgtTGATCTGCGTGAGGATGAAGACAACCGGAAGATGGAGAATACATCAAGTGGTCAAGCTGCTAAATCAGTAGAAAGTGATTTGATAGCAACGGACGAAAAGGACATACAAGATAAACCGTCGGTTGGAAAAAGGGGCCGAGGCCGAAAGCAGGTTAATCTAGAGGAAACATCAAGTACTACTAGCACGCCAATTAAAAAGGCTCGTGGCAGAAAGGCAGTTGAAACGGTCCAGGAAGTATCTAATGAAGAAATACCAAGGAGAACACGCGCTAAACGGAATTAA